In Primulina huaijiensis isolate GDHJ02 chromosome 6, ASM1229523v2, whole genome shotgun sequence, a single window of DNA contains:
- the LOC140978807 gene encoding uncharacterized protein At4g08330, chloroplastic-like, giving the protein MSQAEEVSYSCGACGYPLNLTSSNRATSSISSKYRKSINKGFVSFLSIDVSRFTQVDEVNCLPICWGHYRSKTKFLCRKCGVLIGYGYCDSTALCGLESPTSSSASYKKIMIFVPKWWFWNSHGLPFL; this is encoded by the exons ATGTCGCAAGCGGAAGAAGTCTCCTACAG TTGTGGAGCTTGTGGATATCCCCTCAACCTGACGTCATCCAATCGTGCAACTTCTAGCATATCCTCCAAATACAGGAAATCAATCAACAAAGGTTTTGTCTCCTTTCTTTCCATTGATGTCAGCCGATTTACTCAAGTTGATGAAGTGAACTGTCTTCCAATATGTTGGGGTCATTACCGTTCAAAAACCAAATTTCTTTGTCGTAAATGTGGAGTTCTCATTGGTTATGGATACTGTGACTCAACTGCACTTTGTGGTCTTGAATCCCCTACTTCTTCTAGTGCATCTTACAAGAAAATCATG ATATTTGTACCTAAATGGTGGTTTTGGAATAGCCATGGACTTCCATTTTTGTAA
- the LOC140979478 gene encoding mediator of RNA polymerase II transcription subunit 19a-like: MDPDFNKFGRGPRELTGAVDLVSHYKLLPHYDFFCKKPLPVSISDSHYLHNVVGDTEIRKGEGMQLGQLIQDASSSKDSKTRIQPFDLDVLREAFLLRDTTRVDLSSSDKGAPTIPGKSKNESKDKEKKHKKHKDKDKEKDKEHKKHKHRHKDRSKDKDKEKKKDKTAHHDSGNDHSKRHHEKKRKQEGDEENDIHKHKKSKHKSLKIDETGAVKAAG; encoded by the exons ATGGATCCTGATTTTAACAAGTTTGGAAGAG GGCCTAGAGAACTCACAGGTGCTGTGGATCTTGTAAGTCATTACAAGTTGTTGCCACACTATGATTTCTTCTGCAAGAAGCCGCTTCCGGTGTCAATTTCAGATAGTCACTACCTCCATAACGTGGTTGGAGATACAGAAATCAGAAAAGGGGAGGGGATGCAATTGGGCCAGCTCATTCAAGATGCATCTTCATCAAAGGATTCTAAGACACGAATACAACCTTTTGACTTAGATGTTCTTAGGGAAGCCTTTCTGCTAAGGGACACAACTCGTGTTGATCTTTCTTCT TCGGATAAAGGTGCTCCTACAATTCCTGGTAAATCTAAAAATGAGTCTAAAGACAAGGAGAAGAAGCACAAAAAGCATAAGGACAAAGACAAGGAGAAAGATAAAGAGCACAAGAAGCATAAACATCGGCATAAAGATCGAAGTAAAGATAAAGACAAGGAGAAGAAAAAAGATAAAACTGCCCATCATGATTCTGGCAATGATCACTCAAAAAGACACCATGAGAAG AAGAGAAAGCAAGAAGGGGACGAAGAGAATGACATTCATAAGCACAAGAAGAGTAAG CACAAGAGCTTAAAGATAGATGAAACAGGAGCTGTGAAAGCGGCAGGCTGA
- the LOC140979557 gene encoding phosphopantothenoylcysteine decarboxylase-like: protein MAHPQLANAGKKPLQINKITRRPRVLLAACGSVTAVKFAILCQQFHQWAEIKAVVTQASLYFTDMKAFPRDVPLYTDEHEWSNWKKKGDTVLHIELREWADIMVIAPLSANTLAKIAGGLCDNLLTSIVRAWDYTKPIFVAPSMNASMWTLSITEEQLKSIDELGISCIRENNGVMADIHNINYSVRLFVGT, encoded by the exons ATGGCTCATCCACAACTTGCAAATGCTGGAAAAAAGCCACTACAAATTAACAAGATTACAAGAAGACCTCGTGTACTGCTTGCCGCCTGTGGGAGTGTGACAGCGGTGaaatttgctattctttgccaACAATTCCATCAATGGGCAGAGATTAAAGCTGTTGTCACTCAGGCATCACTGTATTTTACGGACATGAAAGCATTTCCTAGGGACGTCCCTCTTTATACTGATGAGCATGAATGGTCTAACTGGAAGAAAAAAGGCGATACTGTGCTACACATTGAGCTTCGCGAGTGGGCTGATATTATGGTAATCGCTCCTTTGTCTGCCAATACACTTGCTAAG ATTGCTGGGGGATTGTGTGACAACTTGTTGACTAGCATTGTACGTGCGTGGGACTATACTAAGCCCATCTTTGTGGCCCCATCAATGAATGCTTCAATGTGGACACTCAGTATTACAGAGGAACAGCTCAAGTCAATTGATGAACTTGGAATTTCTTGTATCAGAGAGAATAATGGAGTAATGGCTGATATTCATAATATAAACTACAGTGTAAGACTCTTTGTAGGAACATGA